The proteins below are encoded in one region of Styela clava chromosome 4, kaStyClav1.hap1.2, whole genome shotgun sequence:
- the LOC120326958 gene encoding proton-coupled folate transporter-like isoform X3, producing MFFNFLGGGSSVMHTSQRWTMYSCLAFFVPCAVSSLIVTAWSDKIGRKSAISFPIFGTAIASAVQTMAIIYRLPLYWMIIVSFIYGASGSYVALLNIGTAYLSDITREEDRNRRFTILEVCASFGGGVVLIASGYWIDSQRFIPCSIFITGCAIVSIPFIPMMTSTEDDINSVLPYIDDSVNCNPDPRNESNPIYTTSQPQICRRIENNCNDSKELLHYKEITVSASKSLCSQIKVIRRIYTTEKIICYNIEDSACGTCIYKRRLWRLWFFVISYAWYTFVVNGGDAFRTLFLISYPICFTSDLIGLQTGIASGLVIICPLIIKFYESVLRLRTQSILLLTICTRLSSTLMMGFAKSPILVFSATGLGILSTFPDFIIRSQISKLVSSSEQGSALAII from the exons atgtttttcaattttcttggaGGAGGTTCGAGTGTAATGCATACCAGCCAGAG ATGGACAATGTATTCCTGTTTGGCCTTTTTCGTGCCTTGTGCTGTATCCTCTCTTATCGTCACAGCATGGAGTGACAAAATTGGTCGAAAAAGCGCCATTTCATTTCCAATATTTGGAACAGCAATTGCATCAGCGGTACAAACAATGGCAATCATTTACAG acTGCCTTTATATTGGATGATTATTGTCAGTTTCATTTACGGAGCTTCCGGTTCATATGTAGCACTTTTAAATATTGGTACCGCATATTTAAGCGACATAACACGCGAGGAAGATCGAAACAGGCg CTTCACCATTTTGGAGGTTTGTGCAAGTTTTGGAGGAGGTGTAGTACTTATAGCTTCTGGATATTGGATCGATTCTCAAAGATTTATTCCCTGTTCGATATTCATCACTGGTTGCGCGATAGTATCAATTCCATTTATTCCCATGATGACATCAACTGAAGACGATATAAATTCTGTATTACCGTACATTGATGATTCTGTCAACTGCAACCCAGATCCTCGCAATGAATCGAATCCTATTTACACAACCAGTCAGCCCCAAATATGTCGTAGGATTGAAAACAATTGTAACGATTCGAAGGAATTACTGCATTACAAGGAAATCACAGTCAGCGCGTCAAAATCATTGTGTTCGCAAATAAAAGTGATCCGGAGAATATATACAACAGAAAAGATTATTTGTTATAATATAGAAG ATTCGGCGTGCGGGACATGTATTTACAAAAGAAGATTGTGGCGTCTATGGTTTTTCGTTATTAGCTATGCTTGGTATACGTTTGTTGTTAATGGTGGTGATGCGTTTCGGACTTTGTTTCTAATTTCATATCCAATTTGCTTCACATCTGATTTGATTGGTCTTCAGACT GGTATTGCTAGCGGTCTTGTGATAATTTGTCCGCTCATCATCAAATTTTATGAGTCTGTGCTGAGATTGAGGACTCAGAGCATTTTACTACTCACCATTTGTACTCGTTTGTCAAGTACTTTAATGATGGGCTTCGCTAAATCTCCTATTCTAGTATTTTCAG CCACGGGTCTCGGAATCCTTTCTACGTTTCCAGATTTCATAATACGCTCTCAGATTTCGAAGCTTGTATCCTCTTCAGAACAAG GGTCGGCCCTTGCTATTATCTAA
- the LOC120346563 gene encoding uncharacterized protein LOC120346563 translates to MFHQVKVHPDDWDSLRFLWYPNDDISKEPESYFMTRSLFGLTSSPSAAGYALKRAAVDNETNANIDVLNTVKNNFYVDDCLKSCDSSHCAIDVINQLDCLLSNVGFHLTKYRSNCRSVLSSISDIDKAKDSFLDLTLDKSYCSKTLGIMWNNVSDQFTVKVDVKPKPLTRRGCLSMISQIYDPLGMMQPFILPMKSLMQTLCAQDIGWDSPITTRYEEIWQKWVNELPKLQEVSMPRCFKPPGFKTDHIELHTFCDASQVGYGAVSYLRMTSQNGVIHCSFVLGKSRVTPRKQITIPRLELCSAVLAVKLSRFVLKELEYKVNNVYYWTDSTSVLQYLSNTSARYHVFVANRVAQIRNSSAIVQWRHVDTKNNPADVASRGLSPRCIDKAISWFNAPEFLWHSQEHWPKRPEVLPQISENDPEVKTVINTKVDVAKDNVKSVLSMLMKRYSNYGRLQRAIAWIIRFTKFCKAKYLHKVKFQGIGRLNIDELDYATHEILRITQRDVFSKEMKYLEMINKEHKVPKSQLRKGQCQSLQNLCPFIEDDLMRIGGRLQHSLLPLHSKHQIILPQNHHVTRLLIKKYHEQEGHSGTLHVLAVIRERYWIIHGQSTVRSYLRKCLKCRMQRAKVGKQVMAPLPASRVTPGHPAYTWTGIDYMGPVLIKQRRSTIKRYVCVFTCMSSRAVHLEVSHSLETNSFLNALERFSSRHIMPKEIYCDNASTFVGAERELTAAIKSWNNDKVHNYMLNRGVKFIHSPPLASHQGGCWERIISTVRKVLYALVGERVLDDEGLQTFLCIVERIINNRPITSSSDDAADAPPLTPKMLLMGQLDSSLSPREFNRADGYRKSWKLVHRLADQFWSQWIKQYLPQLQARQKWLHPERNFKKGDLVLVVDETTKRGLWPKGIIRETFPDSNGHVRRVRVDTASSSFIRDIRKLCFLEEL, encoded by the coding sequence ATGTTTCATCAAGTTAAAGTTCATCCTGATGATTGGGATTCTCTGAGGTTCCTATGGTATCCAAATGATGACATTTCAAAAGAACCTGAATCTTATTTTATGACAAGAAGTCTTTTTGGCCTAACCAGTTCACCCAGTGCAGCTGGATATGCTTTAAAAAGAGCTGCAGTCGATAATGAAACAAATGCTAATATTGATGTTTTAAATactgtgaaaaataatttttatgttgaTGACTGTTTAAAATCTTGTGATTCTTCTCATTGTGCTATTGATGTCATTAATCAGTTAGATTGCTTGTTATCTAATGTAGGTTTTCATCTTACCAAGTATCGCAGTAACTGCCGGTCTGTTCTTTCTTCTATTTCAGATATAGACAAAGCTAAAGATAGTTTTTTGGATTTAACACTTGATAAATCATATTGCTCTAAGACACTTGGTATTATGTGGAATAATGTCAGTGACCAGTTCACTGTGAAAGTGGACGTAAAGCCAAAGCCTCTCACGAGACGTGGTTGTCTCTCTATGATATCACAAATATATGATCCACTGGGTATGATGCAACCATTCATCTTACCAATGAAAAGCCTCATGCAAACTTTATGTGCTCAAGATATTGGATGGGACTCTCCGATCACAACCCGATATGAAGAAATATGGCAAAAATGGGTTAACGAGCTTCCTAAACTGCAGGAAGTGTCAATGCCCAGATGTTTCAAACCACCAGGATTTAAGACAGACCACATTGAGCTTCATACGTTTTGTGATGCCAGCCAAGTTGGATATGGTGCAGTAAGTTATTTACGCATGACGTCACAAAATGGTGTTATTCATTGCTCATTTGTTTTGGGAAAATCTCGAGTCACACCCAGAAAGCAGATTACCATTCCAAGGTTGGAGCTATGTTCTGCTGTACTTGCCGTGAAGCTCAGTCGATTTGTCCTAAAGGAGTTGGAATACAAAGTCAACAATGTTTATTACTGGACAGATTCAACTTCGGTGCTCCAGTATCTATCGAATACATCAGCAAGGTATCATGTTTTTGTAGCTAACCGAGTGGCTCAAATCCGCAATAGTTCAGCGATTGTTCAATGGAGACATGTAGACACTAAGAATAACCCTGCAGATGTAGCTTCAAGAGGTTTAAGTCCGAGATGCATCGACAAAGCCATTTCTTGGTTCAACGCGCCTGAGTTTCTTTGGCATTCTCAGGAACACTGGCCAAAGCGTCCTGAAGTTTTACCTCAAATTTCTGAGAATGATCCTGAAGTCAAGACTGTCATAAATACAAAGGTTGATGTGGCAAAGGATAATGTCAAGTCTGTATTGTCTATGCTTATGAAGCGCTACTCAAATTATGGGCGACTTCAAAGGGCAATTGCTTGGATAATACGTTTCACAAAATTCTGCAAAGCAAAGTATTTGCACAAAGTCAAGTTTCAAGGTATAGGCAGATTGAATATTGATGAGCTGGATTATGCCACTCATGAAATTCTCAGAATCACCCAGCGTGATGTGTTCTCTAAAGAAATGAAGTATCTTGAAATGATTAATAAAGAACATAAGGTTCCAAAGAGTCAACTTCGTAAAGGTCAATGTCAGTCACTTCAGAATTTATGTCCATTTATCGAAGATGATTTGATGAGAATTGGAGGACGTCTTCAACATTCTTTGCTACCACTTCATAGCAAACATCAAATAATTCTACCTCAAAATCACCATGTGACAAGATTACTCATCAAAAAGTACCATGAGCAAGAGGGACATAGTGGCACGTTACATGTTCTTGCAGTCATTCGAGAACGTTACTGGATAATACATGGTCAATCTACTGTTCGCTCTTACCTGAGGAAATGTCTTAAATGCCGAATGCAAAGAGCAAAGGTCGGCAAACAAGTTATGGCACCTTTGCCTGCCAGCAGGGTAACCCCAGGTCATCCAGCGTATACATGGACTGGAATAGATTATATGGGGCCAGTCCTAATCAAGCAAAGAAGAAGCACAATAAAGCGATATGTTTGTGTTTTTACATGTATGTCTTCTCGTGCTGTTCATCTCGAAGTTTCACATTCTTTGGAGACCAATTCGTTTCTAAATGCCTTGGAACGATTTTCAAGTCGTCATATCATGCCAAAGGAGATCTACTGTGACAATGCATCTACATTTGTTGGAGCCGAACGAGAACTCACGGCTGCAATAAAGTCCTGGAACAATGATAAAGTACACAACTATATGCTTAATCGTGGTGTCAAGTTCATCCACTCACCTCCACTTGCTTCCCACCAAGGAGGATGTTGGGAAAGAATTATTAGTACAGTGCGTAAAGTTTTGTATGCACTGGTTGGAGAAAGAGTGCTTGATGATGAAGGCCTACAAACGTTTCTGTGCATTGTGGAACGAATCATCAATAATCGTCCTATCACCTCATCCAGTGACGATGCTGCGGATGCTCCCCCTCTAACTCCAAAGATGCTGTTGATGGGTCAACTTGACTCATCGCTTTCACCTAGAGAGTTCAATCGAGCAGATGGATATCGTAAATCCTGGAAACTAGTCCATCGCTTAGCTGATCAATTTTGGTCACAATGGATCAAGCaatatcttcctcaacttcAGGCCAGACAAAAGTGGCTCCATCCTGAAAGAAACTTCAAAAAAGGCGATTTAGTTCTTGTTGTTGATGAAACCACCAAACGAGGATTATGGCCCAAAGGAATAATTAGGGAAACCTTTCCTGATAGTAATGGTCATGTTAGAAGAGTGCGTGTAGACACTGCCTCTTCATCTTTCATCCGTGATATCAGAAAATTGTGCTTCCTAGAGGAATTGTGA
- the LOC120326958 gene encoding proton-coupled folate transporter-like isoform X2: MGIYVFQFSWRRFECNAYQPEIVSKQHNYTEDNFINYCDKNNSETIEEEMVVNDASRWTMYSCLAFFVPCAVSSLIVTAWSDKIGRKSAISFPIFGTAIASAVQTMAIIYRLPLYWMIIVSFIYGASGSYVALLNIGTAYLSDITREEDRNRRFTILEVCASFGGGVVLIASGYWIDSQRFIPCSIFITGCAIVSIPFIPMMTSTEDDINSVLPYIDDSVNCNPDPRNESNPIYTTSQPQICRRIENNCNDSKELLHYKEITVSASKSLCSQIKVIRRIYTTEKIICYNIEDSACGTCIYKRRLWRLWFFVISYAWYTFVVNGGDAFRTLFLISYPICFTSDLIGLQTGIASGLVIICPLIIKFYESVLRLRTQSILLLTICTRLSSTLMMGFAKSPILVFSATGLGILSTFPDFIIRSQISKLVSSSEQGSALAII, translated from the exons atgggaatatatgtttttcaattttcttggaGGAGGTTCGAGTGTAATGCATACCAGCCAGAG ATTGTATCGAAACAACACAACTACACTGAGGataattttatcaattattgcgacaaaaataatagtgaaaCAATAGAAGAAGAAATGGTTGTCAACGACGCATCCAG ATGGACAATGTATTCCTGTTTGGCCTTTTTCGTGCCTTGTGCTGTATCCTCTCTTATCGTCACAGCATGGAGTGACAAAATTGGTCGAAAAAGCGCCATTTCATTTCCAATATTTGGAACAGCAATTGCATCAGCGGTACAAACAATGGCAATCATTTACAG acTGCCTTTATATTGGATGATTATTGTCAGTTTCATTTACGGAGCTTCCGGTTCATATGTAGCACTTTTAAATATTGGTACCGCATATTTAAGCGACATAACACGCGAGGAAGATCGAAACAGGCg CTTCACCATTTTGGAGGTTTGTGCAAGTTTTGGAGGAGGTGTAGTACTTATAGCTTCTGGATATTGGATCGATTCTCAAAGATTTATTCCCTGTTCGATATTCATCACTGGTTGCGCGATAGTATCAATTCCATTTATTCCCATGATGACATCAACTGAAGACGATATAAATTCTGTATTACCGTACATTGATGATTCTGTCAACTGCAACCCAGATCCTCGCAATGAATCGAATCCTATTTACACAACCAGTCAGCCCCAAATATGTCGTAGGATTGAAAACAATTGTAACGATTCGAAGGAATTACTGCATTACAAGGAAATCACAGTCAGCGCGTCAAAATCATTGTGTTCGCAAATAAAAGTGATCCGGAGAATATATACAACAGAAAAGATTATTTGTTATAATATAGAAG ATTCGGCGTGCGGGACATGTATTTACAAAAGAAGATTGTGGCGTCTATGGTTTTTCGTTATTAGCTATGCTTGGTATACGTTTGTTGTTAATGGTGGTGATGCGTTTCGGACTTTGTTTCTAATTTCATATCCAATTTGCTTCACATCTGATTTGATTGGTCTTCAGACT GGTATTGCTAGCGGTCTTGTGATAATTTGTCCGCTCATCATCAAATTTTATGAGTCTGTGCTGAGATTGAGGACTCAGAGCATTTTACTACTCACCATTTGTACTCGTTTGTCAAGTACTTTAATGATGGGCTTCGCTAAATCTCCTATTCTAGTATTTTCAG CCACGGGTCTCGGAATCCTTTCTACGTTTCCAGATTTCATAATACGCTCTCAGATTTCGAAGCTTGTATCCTCTTCAGAACAAG GGTCGGCCCTTGCTATTATCTAA
- the LOC120326958 gene encoding uncharacterized protein LOC120326958 isoform X4, whose product MLCNFPYPVEAIVFFTSACGYSFQSIQNQYVYMIVSKQHNYTEDNFINYCDKNNSETIEEEMVVNDASRWTMYSCLAFFVPCAVSSLIVTAWSDKIGRKSAISFPIFGTAIASAVQTMAIIYRLPLYWMIIVSFIYGASGSYVALLNIGTAYLSDITREEDRNRRFTILEVCASFGGGVVLIASGYWIDSQRFIPCSIFITGCAIVSIPFIPMMTSTEDDINSVLPYIDDSVNCNPDPRNESNPIYTTSQPQICRRIENNCNDSKELLHYKEITVSASKSLCSQIKVIRRIYTTEKIICYNIEDSACGTCIYKRRLWRLWFFVISYAWYTFVVNGGDAFRTLFLISYPICFTSDLIGLQTPRVSESFLRFQIS is encoded by the exons ATGTTATGTAATTTTCCATATCCTGTAGAAGCCATCGTGTTTTTTACCAGTGCTTGCGGTTACAGTTTTCAATCTATACAGAATCAATATGTATACATG ATTGTATCGAAACAACACAACTACACTGAGGataattttatcaattattgcgacaaaaataatagtgaaaCAATAGAAGAAGAAATGGTTGTCAACGACGCATCCAG ATGGACAATGTATTCCTGTTTGGCCTTTTTCGTGCCTTGTGCTGTATCCTCTCTTATCGTCACAGCATGGAGTGACAAAATTGGTCGAAAAAGCGCCATTTCATTTCCAATATTTGGAACAGCAATTGCATCAGCGGTACAAACAATGGCAATCATTTACAG acTGCCTTTATATTGGATGATTATTGTCAGTTTCATTTACGGAGCTTCCGGTTCATATGTAGCACTTTTAAATATTGGTACCGCATATTTAAGCGACATAACACGCGAGGAAGATCGAAACAGGCg CTTCACCATTTTGGAGGTTTGTGCAAGTTTTGGAGGAGGTGTAGTACTTATAGCTTCTGGATATTGGATCGATTCTCAAAGATTTATTCCCTGTTCGATATTCATCACTGGTTGCGCGATAGTATCAATTCCATTTATTCCCATGATGACATCAACTGAAGACGATATAAATTCTGTATTACCGTACATTGATGATTCTGTCAACTGCAACCCAGATCCTCGCAATGAATCGAATCCTATTTACACAACCAGTCAGCCCCAAATATGTCGTAGGATTGAAAACAATTGTAACGATTCGAAGGAATTACTGCATTACAAGGAAATCACAGTCAGCGCGTCAAAATCATTGTGTTCGCAAATAAAAGTGATCCGGAGAATATATACAACAGAAAAGATTATTTGTTATAATATAGAAG ATTCGGCGTGCGGGACATGTATTTACAAAAGAAGATTGTGGCGTCTATGGTTTTTCGTTATTAGCTATGCTTGGTATACGTTTGTTGTTAATGGTGGTGATGCGTTTCGGACTTTGTTTCTAATTTCATATCCAATTTGCTTCACATCTGATTTGATTGGTCTTCAGACT CCACGGGTCTCGGAATCCTTTCTACGTTTCCAGATTTCATAA
- the LOC120326957 gene encoding proton-coupled folate transporter-like — MTFKFPFAVEAIIFFTCSCNYSYETIQYEYIYQVVSEQHNYTANSSVEYCTVNQSTSAREHIVADEVSRWSMYANVAYYLTCALFSVLITSWSDKIGRKIAIAFPVFGTVIASAAQTVIIIYRFPLYWIVVVNLIYGTSGAYGALLNIGAAYLSDNIDAEHRDRRFTILDVAASLGGGAIQIATGYWIDSGGFISSSFFITGCAMIAIIFIPMMSPFNRRKRHEEPVNTETHSETDPLLPRSQNETDKDEFFDCSSKFLAANADDGNTEVKNSLTNDKNTKFDFFSQIKVVWKIYTTRQIVCNICQSGQVSQRQICFHGDNVRRERLWRIWFFVVSYAMYMFAVNGGESFRTMFFVSFPVCFTPGLVGLQNGLENGLVALDPIVLYLCKSLLHLSSQTILLTAIFTRLSSALMMSFAEGPPLVFAATSFGIIFNLSTPIIRSQISLLVSSSEQGSALALVSGIESLFNIFSPIVFLHIYPATLYISHGFAWIIETLILCIPLVLLMTIWIVDKRRVNTEHSSSVG, encoded by the exons ATGACATTCAAATTTCCGTTCGCTGTTGAAGCTATAATATTCTTCACCTGTAGTTGTAATTATTCATACGAGACTAttcaatatgaatatatatatcag GTTGTATCGGAACAACACAATTACACTGCAAATAGCTCGGTCGAATATTGCACAGTAAATCAATCTACTTCAGCAAGAGAACATATTGTAGCAGATGAAGTATCCAG ATGGTCCATGTATGCAAATGTTGCTTACTACTTGACATGCGCCCTATTCTCAGTTCTTATTACTTCATGGAGCGACaaaattggaagaaaaataGCAATTGCATTTCCTGTATTTGGTACTGTGATCGCATCCGCAGCGCAAACAGTAATAATCATTTACAG atTCCCTCTTTACTGGATTGTTGTAGTGAATCTTATTTATGGAACTTCAGGCGCATATGGAGCGTTGCTTAATATTGGCGCAGCGTATCTTAGCGATAACATTGATGCAGAACATCGCGACAGAAG ATTCACGATTCTCGATGTTGCTGCTTCTCTCGGAGGAGGAGCCATTCAGATTGCTACTGGTTATTGGATCGATTCAGGTGGATTCATTTCAAGTTCATTTTTTATCACTGGATGTGCAATGATTGCGATAATATTTATACCAATGATGTCACCATTTAATCGCCGAAAAAGACATGAAGAACCTGTCAACACAGAGACTCATTCAGAAACAGATCCGTTGCTACCGCGGTCGCAGAATGAGACCGATAAAGACGAATTCTTTGATTGCTCTTCAAAGTTTCTTGCGGCGAATGCAGACGATGGGAACACAGAAGTTAAAAACAGTTTAACAAACGACAAAAACACCAAATTTGACTTCTTTTCACAAATTAAAGTCGTCTGGAAAATATATACAACGAGACAGATTGTGTGCAATATTTGTCAATCAG GACAAGTAAGTCAACGACAAATTTGTTTTCATGGCGACAATGTTCGTAGAGAGAGATTGTGGCGAATATGGTTCTTTGTTGTATCATACGCAATGTATATGTTTGCAGTCAATGGTGGAGAATCGTTTCGAACGATGTTTTTCGTATCGTTTCCAGTTTGTTTCACTCCCGGACTGGTTGGACTTCAGAAC GGACTTGAAAATGGACTTGTAGCGCTGGATCCTATTGTTCTGTACTTATGTAAATCTTTATTGCATCTAAGTAGCCAAACTATTTTGCTGACGGCAATCTTTACCCGTTTATCTAGTGCTCTCATGATGAGTTTTGCGGAAGGCCCTCCTCTTGTCTTTGCAG caACTAGCTTCggaataattttcaatttatcaacTCCTATTATACGCTCACAAATATCTCTTCTTGTGTCTTCCTCAGAACAAG GATCAGCACTCGCGCTTGTCTCGGGAATTGAAAgtttattcaacatattttctCCGATCGTCTttctacatatttatcctgcAACACTGTATATATCTCATGGTTTCGCGTGGATTATAGAAACATTAATATTGTGCATTCCTCTTGTTCTGCTGAT gaCCATATGGATTGTAGACAAAAGAAGGGTTAACACAGAACACTCATCATCGGTGGGATAA
- the LOC120326958 gene encoding proton-coupled folate transporter-like isoform X1 has translation MLCNFPYPVEAIVFFTSACGYSFQSIQNQYVYMIVSKQHNYTEDNFINYCDKNNSETIEEEMVVNDASRWTMYSCLAFFVPCAVSSLIVTAWSDKIGRKSAISFPIFGTAIASAVQTMAIIYRLPLYWMIIVSFIYGASGSYVALLNIGTAYLSDITREEDRNRRFTILEVCASFGGGVVLIASGYWIDSQRFIPCSIFITGCAIVSIPFIPMMTSTEDDINSVLPYIDDSVNCNPDPRNESNPIYTTSQPQICRRIENNCNDSKELLHYKEITVSASKSLCSQIKVIRRIYTTEKIICYNIEDSACGTCIYKRRLWRLWFFVISYAWYTFVVNGGDAFRTLFLISYPICFTSDLIGLQTGIASGLVIICPLIIKFYESVLRLRTQSILLLTICTRLSSTLMMGFAKSPILVFSATGLGILSTFPDFIIRSQISKLVSSSEQGSALAII, from the exons ATGTTATGTAATTTTCCATATCCTGTAGAAGCCATCGTGTTTTTTACCAGTGCTTGCGGTTACAGTTTTCAATCTATACAGAATCAATATGTATACATG ATTGTATCGAAACAACACAACTACACTGAGGataattttatcaattattgcgacaaaaataatagtgaaaCAATAGAAGAAGAAATGGTTGTCAACGACGCATCCAG ATGGACAATGTATTCCTGTTTGGCCTTTTTCGTGCCTTGTGCTGTATCCTCTCTTATCGTCACAGCATGGAGTGACAAAATTGGTCGAAAAAGCGCCATTTCATTTCCAATATTTGGAACAGCAATTGCATCAGCGGTACAAACAATGGCAATCATTTACAG acTGCCTTTATATTGGATGATTATTGTCAGTTTCATTTACGGAGCTTCCGGTTCATATGTAGCACTTTTAAATATTGGTACCGCATATTTAAGCGACATAACACGCGAGGAAGATCGAAACAGGCg CTTCACCATTTTGGAGGTTTGTGCAAGTTTTGGAGGAGGTGTAGTACTTATAGCTTCTGGATATTGGATCGATTCTCAAAGATTTATTCCCTGTTCGATATTCATCACTGGTTGCGCGATAGTATCAATTCCATTTATTCCCATGATGACATCAACTGAAGACGATATAAATTCTGTATTACCGTACATTGATGATTCTGTCAACTGCAACCCAGATCCTCGCAATGAATCGAATCCTATTTACACAACCAGTCAGCCCCAAATATGTCGTAGGATTGAAAACAATTGTAACGATTCGAAGGAATTACTGCATTACAAGGAAATCACAGTCAGCGCGTCAAAATCATTGTGTTCGCAAATAAAAGTGATCCGGAGAATATATACAACAGAAAAGATTATTTGTTATAATATAGAAG ATTCGGCGTGCGGGACATGTATTTACAAAAGAAGATTGTGGCGTCTATGGTTTTTCGTTATTAGCTATGCTTGGTATACGTTTGTTGTTAATGGTGGTGATGCGTTTCGGACTTTGTTTCTAATTTCATATCCAATTTGCTTCACATCTGATTTGATTGGTCTTCAGACT GGTATTGCTAGCGGTCTTGTGATAATTTGTCCGCTCATCATCAAATTTTATGAGTCTGTGCTGAGATTGAGGACTCAGAGCATTTTACTACTCACCATTTGTACTCGTTTGTCAAGTACTTTAATGATGGGCTTCGCTAAATCTCCTATTCTAGTATTTTCAG CCACGGGTCTCGGAATCCTTTCTACGTTTCCAGATTTCATAATACGCTCTCAGATTTCGAAGCTTGTATCCTCTTCAGAACAAG GGTCGGCCCTTGCTATTATCTAA